Within the Trueperaceae bacterium genome, the region GACGGCCCCGACGGCCTCAAGGCGACGGTGAACCTCGTGAACCCGACCCCGGCCCTCATCCCCATCCTCACCTACACGGCCTACAGCATCATCGACTCCCAGTTCGCCATCGCCGGCGGCGCCTGGGACGGCACCGAGGCCACGTGGGAGAGCTGGGTCGGCCGCGACCTCACCGCCGAGTTCCTCCACCGCAACGCCAGCGGCACCGGCGCCTTCCAGCTCGTCGACTGGACCGACGACAGCGTCGTCGCCGACGCCTTCGCCGACTACTGGGGCGGCGCGCCGGCCCTCAAGCACGTCGTCTACCGCTACGTCGACGAGCAGTCGACCCGCATCCTCGCCATCCAGCAGGGTGACGCCGACCGCATCACGCTCAACGAACGCGCCGCGCTCGCGCAGGTGCAGGGCGCCGCGGGCGTCAGCGTCCTGAGCGACCCCAGCTGGCTGCCGGCCTCCGTCACGTCCGTGTTCTTCAACTTCGACATCAACACCGAGAACAACGAGGACGTCGGTTCCGGCGCGCTCGACGGCAAGGGCATCCCCAGCGACTTCTTCGCGGACGTGAACGTGCGCCGCGGCTTCGCCCAGCTGTTCGACCAGCAGACGTTCGTCGACCAGATCTACCAGGGTCAGGGCGTCGTCATCACCATGGGCCTGCCCCCCACGTTCCTCGGTTACAACCCCGACGTGGCCGTCCGCACGCTCGACCTCGAGGCGGCCGAGCAGTACTTCCGCGCCGCCTTCGGTGGCGAGGTGTGGGAGAAGGGCTTCGAGTTCACGGCCCTCTACAACTCCGGTAACACCATCCGGCAGACGGCGCTCGAGCTCATGAAGGACAACCTCGAGTTCCTGAACCCGAAGTTCAAGATGAACGTGCGCGGTCTGCCGTGGGCC harbors:
- a CDS encoding ABC transporter substrate-binding protein, which translates into the protein MKRSITTLFASTLLLLGVAFAQAPADTYVFMTFGEPVSMDPARAYDTGSGGIIENIYETLMAYDGQAIDKFVPSLATGYTVSADNLHWSFDLRPGVKFHSGNAMTCKDVAWSFKYGALTAHPEGATAYLMGNYFLGTDINGADPAAFLAQVTWDMIDNIVTCPDGPDGLKATVNLVNPTPALIPILTYTAYSIIDSQFAIAGGAWDGTEATWESWVGRDLTAEFLHRNASGTGAFQLVDWTDDSVVADAFADYWGGAPALKHVVYRYVDEQSTRILAIQQGDADRITLNERAALAQVQGAAGVSVLSDPSWLPASVTSVFFNFDINTENNEDVGSGALDGKGIPSDFFADVNVRRGFAQLFDQQTFVDQIYQGQGVVITMGLPPTFLGYNPDVAVRTLDLEAAEQYFRAAFGGEVWEKGFEFTALYNSGNTIRQTALELMKDNLEFLNPKFKMNVRGLPWADYLARTAQKMAPMFALGWAADYADPSNFINTFYDNDGYYSARTSINVPDIQEIIDQADKLSDPEARGFLYRGIGAAHYDQAPLIAVPIQMDFMVVRSNLQGVYYNTMYSNEFLWKAISKN